One Microvirga ossetica DNA segment encodes these proteins:
- a CDS encoding phosphoadenosine phosphosulfate reductase family protein — protein sequence MSAVTKRMEDAALDGKARHIVPLSGGKDSTALAIYLSQQYPHLPFEYVFSDTGAELPETYEYFERLEHVLGKKVTRITALDLLGVSEKHGRSPFDVVLYEHFSGFLPSPRSRWCTRMLKIHPFENHIGGDKAYSYIGIRADENRSGYIGKGKQVMLSEEPNIIPVYPFKDDGITIGDVQRLLDDTGLGLPEYYQWRSRSGCYFCFYQQIGEWQGLKERHPELYEKAKGYEQGKNGRRYTWVDGRSLNDVENMPRRDIKQKSDEDGCVICHL from the coding sequence ATGAGCGCAGTGACAAAGAGAATGGAGGACGCCGCCCTCGACGGGAAGGCCCGCCACATCGTTCCCCTGTCGGGCGGCAAGGATAGCACGGCCCTGGCCATCTACCTGTCGCAGCAGTATCCACACCTCCCGTTCGAGTACGTTTTCTCAGATACAGGGGCGGAGCTGCCCGAGACTTATGAATACTTCGAGCGTCTCGAGCACGTCCTCGGCAAAAAGGTCACACGCATCACCGCGCTGGACCTCCTCGGAGTGTCGGAGAAGCACGGACGTTCTCCGTTCGATGTCGTACTCTACGAGCACTTCTCCGGGTTCCTGCCCAGTCCGCGCTCGCGCTGGTGCACGCGGATGCTGAAGATCCACCCCTTCGAGAATCACATCGGCGGCGACAAAGCCTATTCGTACATTGGGATTCGCGCCGACGAGAACCGCTCTGGCTACATCGGCAAGGGCAAGCAGGTCATGTTGTCCGAGGAGCCGAACATCATTCCAGTCTACCCCTTCAAGGATGACGGCATCACAATCGGCGACGTGCAGCGCCTACTCGACGACACGGGTCTTGGGCTGCCCGAGTACTACCAGTGGCGCTCCCGCTCTGGCTGCTATTTCTGCTTTTACCAGCAGATCGGGGAATGGCAGGGCCTCAAGGAGCGCCATCCGGAACTTTACGAGAAGGCAAAGGGATACGAGCAAGGGAAGAACGGCCGCAGGTACACCTGGGTAGATGGCCGCTCCCTGAACGATGTCGAAAACATGCCACGTCGGGACATCAAGCAGAAATCCGACGAAGACGGCTGTGTCATCTGTCACCTCTGA